A region of Nocardioides alkalitolerans DNA encodes the following proteins:
- a CDS encoding acyltransferase family protein — protein sequence MSTTTRTHLSPAALADATPASRNRVVDLLRGAAILVVCLGHWLMAAVYVDGDGGLHRAGLLGQATWIHPVTWALQVMPVFFLVGGYANAISWRAARERGTTYGGWLRARLRRLVLPLLPLMLFWAVVAPAAHALGVSASTLRIASMASLVPTWFLAVYVLVVAIAPATLALWERWGWWSVLGGTVLAGIVDAVSISQDLLLVGFLNYVLVWGTVHQLGYAWRDGALGSTALRLSMAAVGLVGLLLLVNVGPYAVSMVGVNGHGVDNSYPARVTLLFLGFLQAGVVMALEPRLQRLVAHRRVWMATILVNARIMTIYLWHLTALTFVVAGSLALDGFGLGLTPDTGTWWATRPLWFAVLALVTTALVALLGRFEQPAADDRPAPRAVLPVLAVVAVCAPLAVMADLGIAGTDGTVNWWLPWLPVVAAAATGLLRRPRMLR from the coding sequence ATGTCCACGACGACCCGCACCCACCTCTCGCCCGCCGCCCTGGCCGACGCGACGCCCGCCTCGCGCAACCGCGTCGTCGACCTCCTGCGCGGCGCCGCCATCCTCGTCGTCTGCCTCGGCCACTGGCTGATGGCGGCCGTCTACGTCGACGGCGACGGTGGCCTGCACCGCGCCGGCCTGCTCGGCCAGGCCACCTGGATCCACCCGGTCACCTGGGCGTTACAGGTGATGCCGGTCTTCTTCCTGGTGGGCGGCTACGCCAACGCGATCTCGTGGCGGGCGGCGCGGGAGCGCGGCACGACGTACGGCGGGTGGCTCCGCGCCCGGCTCCGTCGCCTCGTGCTCCCCCTGCTCCCCCTCATGCTGTTCTGGGCCGTGGTGGCCCCTGCGGCCCACGCCCTGGGCGTGAGCGCCTCCACCCTGCGGATCGCCAGCATGGCCTCGCTCGTGCCGACGTGGTTCCTCGCCGTCTACGTGCTCGTCGTCGCGATCGCCCCCGCCACGCTCGCCCTGTGGGAGCGCTGGGGCTGGTGGAGCGTCCTCGGCGGCACCGTGCTCGCCGGGATCGTCGACGCGGTGAGCATCAGCCAGGACCTGCTGCTCGTCGGCTTCCTCAACTACGTGCTCGTCTGGGGCACCGTGCACCAGCTCGGCTACGCCTGGCGCGACGGCGCCCTCGGGTCGACCGCCCTGCGCCTGTCGATGGCCGCGGTCGGTCTCGTCGGGCTGCTGCTGCTCGTAAACGTGGGGCCCTACGCGGTGAGCATGGTGGGCGTGAACGGTCACGGCGTCGACAACTCCTACCCGGCGCGCGTGACGCTGCTCTTCCTCGGCTTCCTGCAGGCCGGCGTCGTCATGGCGCTCGAGCCCCGACTGCAGCGCCTCGTTGCCCACCGCCGCGTGTGGATGGCGACGATCCTGGTCAACGCGCGGATCATGACGATCTACCTGTGGCACCTCACCGCGCTGACCTTCGTCGTCGCCGGCTCCCTGGCCCTCGACGGGTTCGGCTTGGGCCTCACCCCCGACACCGGCACCTGGTGGGCGACGCGGCCGCTGTGGTTCGCCGTGCTGGCGCTGGTCACGACCGCCCTGGTGGCCCTGCTGGGTCGCTTCGAGCAGCCCGCCGCCGACGACCGACCCGCGCCCCGCGCCGTCCTGCCCGTGCTCGCCGTCGTCGCGGTCTGCGCCCCGCTGGCGGTCATGGCCGACCTCGGCATCGCGGGCACCGACGGCACCGTCAACTGGTGGCTGCCGTGGCTGCCCGTCGTCGCCGCCGCCGCGACCGGCCTCCTGCGGCGTCCGCGGATGCTGCGCTGA
- a CDS encoding IucA/IucC family protein, protein MTPPSPTHHLTPERMARAQRDQVAKMLAELSHECLLRPEPLPSPDSPPRWRVSGDDPTVAWEFTARRLPLDHWSVDPGSVRRTVGGDDRPVDAQQLVLDLRTTLGMSATVLPTYLEEIASTLAGRAWKLRPEAPTSAELADADFQTIEAAMTEGHPCFVANNGRIGFGVDDYHAYAPEVGPRVHLEWVAVRAEHAVYAAEPGLADQRTLLAGQLDPDELDAFEKVLRERGLDPDAYLLVPVHPWQWRNKLAITFAPQVATQDLVHLGTGRHAMQPQQSLRTFFDVDEPGRHYVKTALSVLNMGFMRGLSAAYMEVTPAINTWVDELVTGDPTLQELGFSVLREVAAVGYRHPIHDQHATSPYQKMLAALWRESPVHRVAEGEGLATMAALLHVDADGRSLAAELVARSGLPAEEWVRRYLRAYLTPVLHCFYAHELVFMPHGENLILVLRDHVPVRAIMKDIGEEVGLFDTARELPEAVRRIQGEFPVERQVLAIASDVLDCYLRFLAARLDEAGTLPAEEFWAVVAGSVADYQAEHPELAERFARHDLFALTFERMCMNRLQLRDNQQMVDLTDPDSAVMLADDLPNPLSAHRPRTR, encoded by the coding sequence ATGACCCCGCCCAGCCCCACCCACCACCTCACCCCCGAGCGCATGGCCCGGGCCCAGCGCGACCAGGTCGCCAAGATGCTGGCCGAGCTCAGCCACGAGTGCCTCCTGCGGCCGGAACCGCTGCCCTCCCCCGACAGCCCGCCGCGCTGGCGCGTCAGCGGTGACGACCCCACGGTGGCCTGGGAGTTCACCGCCCGCCGCCTCCCGCTCGACCACTGGTCGGTCGACCCGGGCTCCGTGCGGCGCACCGTCGGCGGCGACGACCGCCCGGTCGACGCCCAGCAGCTCGTGCTCGACCTGCGCACGACCCTCGGGATGAGCGCGACGGTGCTGCCGACGTACCTCGAGGAGATCGCCTCGACCCTCGCCGGCCGCGCGTGGAAGCTCCGTCCGGAGGCGCCCACGTCCGCGGAGCTCGCCGACGCCGACTTCCAGACGATCGAGGCGGCGATGACGGAGGGGCACCCCTGCTTCGTCGCCAACAACGGGCGCATCGGCTTCGGGGTCGACGACTACCACGCCTACGCACCCGAGGTCGGTCCCCGGGTGCACCTGGAGTGGGTGGCGGTGCGGGCCGAGCACGCGGTGTACGCCGCGGAGCCGGGCCTGGCCGACCAGCGCACCCTGCTCGCCGGGCAGCTCGACCCCGACGAGCTCGACGCCTTCGAGAAGGTGCTGCGCGAGCGGGGCCTGGACCCCGACGCCTACCTGCTCGTGCCCGTGCACCCCTGGCAGTGGCGCAACAAGCTCGCGATCACGTTCGCCCCGCAGGTCGCGACGCAGGACCTCGTCCACCTCGGCACGGGTCGGCACGCGATGCAGCCCCAGCAGTCGCTGCGCACCTTCTTCGACGTGGACGAGCCGGGGCGGCACTACGTGAAGACCGCCCTGTCGGTGCTCAACATGGGGTTCATGCGGGGGCTGTCCGCGGCGTACATGGAGGTCACGCCCGCCATCAACACGTGGGTCGACGAGCTCGTGACGGGCGACCCGACCCTGCAGGAGCTGGGGTTCTCGGTGCTCCGCGAGGTCGCCGCCGTGGGCTACCGGCACCCGATCCACGACCAGCACGCCACCTCGCCGTACCAGAAGATGCTCGCCGCGCTCTGGCGCGAGAGCCCGGTGCACCGGGTCGCCGAGGGCGAGGGACTGGCGACCATGGCGGCGCTGCTGCACGTCGACGCCGACGGCCGTTCGCTCGCGGCCGAGCTCGTGGCCCGCTCGGGCCTGCCCGCCGAGGAGTGGGTACGGCGCTACCTCCGCGCCTACCTGACCCCGGTGCTGCACTGCTTCTACGCCCACGAGCTCGTCTTCATGCCGCACGGGGAGAACCTGATCCTCGTGCTGCGCGACCACGTGCCGGTGCGCGCGATCATGAAGGACATCGGCGAGGAGGTCGGGCTGTTCGACACCGCGCGGGAGCTGCCCGAGGCGGTGCGCCGCATCCAGGGCGAGTTCCCCGTCGAGCGCCAGGTGCTGGCCATCGCTTCCGACGTGCTCGACTGCTACCTGCGGTTCCTCGCCGCCCGGCTCGACGAGGCGGGGACGCTGCCTGCGGAGGAGTTCTGGGCCGTGGTGGCCGGGTCGGTCGCGGACTACCAGGCCGAGCACCCCGAGCTGGCCGAGCGGTTCGCCCGGCACGACCTCTTCGCCCTCACGTTCGAGCGGATGTGCATGAACCGCCTGCAGCTGCGCGACAACCAGCAGATGGTGGACCTCACGGACCCGGACAGCGCGGTCATGCTGGCCGACGACCTGCCGAACCCGTTGAGCGCCCACCGGCCGCGGACCAGGTAG
- a CDS encoding GNAT family N-acetyltransferase, with protein sequence MITTTAPPELSTRPFDLGRDVPLLHRWVTNHRARFWGMEHASVEDVRREYAAIVASDHHEARIGLEAGEPVFLMETYDPRHHELAAHLRLLPGDRGMHFLVAPTDRPRHGFTRAVIAAVLAECFADPAVGRVVVEPDARNTAVHALNAAMGFVVEAEVRLSDKTALLSTCTRAAFERSSR encoded by the coding sequence ATGATCACGACCACCGCTCCCCCCGAGCTCTCCACGCGCCCGTTCGACCTCGGCCGCGACGTACCGCTCCTCCACCGGTGGGTCACCAACCACCGCGCCCGGTTCTGGGGCATGGAGCACGCGAGCGTCGAGGACGTGCGCCGGGAGTACGCCGCGATCGTCGCCAGCGACCACCACGAGGCCCGCATCGGCCTCGAGGCCGGCGAGCCGGTCTTCCTCATGGAGACCTACGACCCGCGCCACCACGAGCTCGCCGCCCACCTCCGCCTGCTGCCGGGCGACCGCGGCATGCACTTCCTCGTCGCCCCCACCGACCGGCCGCGGCACGGCTTCACCCGCGCCGTCATCGCGGCGGTGCTCGCCGAGTGCTTCGCCGACCCGGCGGTCGGACGGGTCGTCGTGGAGCCCGACGCCCGCAACACGGCCGTGCACGCCCTCAACGCCGCCATGGGGTTCGTCGTCGAGGCCGAGGTGCGGCTCAGCGACAAGACGGCCCTGCTCAGCACCTGCACCCGCGCGGCCTTCGAACGGAGCAGCCGATGA